The Agromyces hippuratus genome has a window encoding:
- a CDS encoding helix-turn-helix domain-containing protein codes for MTSPGSGDEIGRFLTLADAAEILAVDVAAVDELIRSGELPAIRVGTAGPWRIERLQLEVWIELQYEETRKFSAWNQGEFSNIAELSGARTGRLRPVD; via the coding sequence ATGACCTCTCCAGGTTCGGGCGACGAGATCGGCCGGTTCCTCACGCTCGCAGACGCGGCCGAGATCCTCGCCGTCGACGTCGCGGCGGTCGACGAGCTGATCCGATCCGGTGAACTGCCCGCGATCCGCGTCGGCACCGCAGGGCCGTGGCGCATCGAGCGGCTGCAGCTCGAGGTCTGGATCGAGCTCCAGTACGAGGAGACCCGCAAGTTCTCGGCCTGGAACCAGGGCGAGTTCTCGAACATCGCCGAACTCTCAGGCGCTCGCACCGGGCGACTCCGGCCGGTCGACTGA